The bacterium genomic sequence AACAGAAATTTATCAGGCCGATTATATGTTCCGATCAATAAAACTTCCGAGCGGAAACCATACAATAAAATTTACATATAACCCAAAAATTTTCAAGACAGGAGCGGCTATTTCCATAATTTCACTATTTTCCACAATTATCAGTCTTTTATATTTATCGCTTCTGGAACGAAAAAAATCAAAAGTTAAAATAACTTATGAATCTTAAATTTTTATCATCTGAAAAAATTTTTACAATTTTAATTGCGATCCTTGCAATATTATTTAACCTGTTGCCTTATATTTATCAATACAAAAACACGCCCAATGACAAAGTTTATATAGGATCCTACCCGATTCTTTATGACAAATCTGCATATTTGG encodes the following:
- a CDS encoding YfhO family protein, which gives rise to MPDSGAVYNNDKAEIIEYKPDYIEIKTDSIENGILFLSEIYYPGWEAYVDGVKTEIYQADYMFRSIKLPSGNHTIKFTYNPKIFKTGAAISIISLFSTIISLLYLSLLERKKSKVKITYES